The proteins below come from a single Xiphophorus couchianus chromosome 20, X_couchianus-1.0, whole genome shotgun sequence genomic window:
- the scn8ab gene encoding sodium channel, voltage gated, type VIII, alpha subunit b isoform X1, whose product MAAPLLAPPGPDSFKKFTPESLANIEKRIQEEKNKKPPKPRSDSSHRDTSDDNEPKPNSDLEAGKSLPFIYGDIPDGMAATPLEDLDPYYLNQKTFIVLNKGKTIFRFSATPSLYIISPFNPFRRIAIKILIHSLFSMIIMCTILTNCIFMTFSDPPEWSKQVEYTFTGIYTFESLTKIVARGFAIDGFTFLRDPWNWLDFMVISMAYITEFVDLGNVSALRTFRVLRALKTISVIPGLKTIVGALIQSVKKLSDVMILTVFCLSVFALIGLQLFMGNLRNKCVFWPINMTEQYLENGSRGFDWNKYIYNDSNFYFLPGALDALLCGNSSDSGRCPEGFTCMKAGRNPNYGYTSFDSFGWAFLTLFRLMTQDFWENLYMLTLRAAGKTYMVFFVLVIFVGSFYLVNLILAVVAMAYEEQNQATMEEAEQKEAEFKAMLEQLKRQQEETQAAAMATSAGTVSEAALEDVEGGHLSRSSSEVSKLSSKSAKERRNRKKKWRQKEQEKEKGDSEKVVKSESDDGSKKSTIRFPGTRLGRKTSIMNQSLLSIPGSPFMSRHNSRSSIFSFKGRSKDMGSENEFADDEHSTVEESEDRRGSLFIPYRRNSYSGYSQGSSRIHPLAPHSGGKRNSTVDCNGVVSLIGPGPGRRLLPEVKIDKAATDDSTTDVEIKKKHSGSLMISVDQLNSSFKGKDRANSQMSVVTNTLLEELEESQRKCPPCWYKFANVFLIWECCPIWLKIKHIVYLIVMDPFVDLAITICIVLNTLFMAMEHYPMTPHFEEVLSVGNLVFTGIFAGEMFAKLIAMDPYYYFQEGWNCFDGFIVTLSLVELGLADVEGLSVLRSFRLLRVFKLAKSWPTLNMLIKIIGNSVGALGNLTLVLAIIVFIFAVVGMQLFGKSYKDCVCKIALDCELPRWHMNDFFHSFLIVFRVLCGEWIETMWDCMEVAGQAMCIIVFMMVMVIGNLVVLNLFLALLLSSFSADNLAATDDDGEPNNLQLAVARIKIGIAWFKANMRILVATVLKKPIEDEQKPLDYEEKLNCIANHPAEINRELDYPKNGNGTTSGIGSSVGKYMIDDDYMSFIHNPNLTVCVPIAVGESDFENLNTEDFSSESDVENSKDLDDTSSSEGSTIDIKPDVEEVAVVEVVEEYLDPDACWTDECVAKYKCCDVPITHGWGKHWWFLRKTCYLIVEHNWFETLIIFMILLSSGALAFEDVYIEQRKTVRIILDYADRVFTYIFILEMLLKWVAYGFVKYFTNAWCWLDFFIVDVSIVSLIANALGFSDLGPIKSLRTLRALRPLRALSRFEGMRVVVNALVGAIPSIMNVLLVCLIFWLIFSIMGVNLFAGKYYYCFNETAEEYFLPDDVNNKTECFELINSNHTEVRWKNVKINFDNVGAGYLALLQVATFKGWMDIMYAAIDSRKVEDQPVYEDNLYMYIYFVIFIIFGSFFTLNLFIGVIIDNFNQQKKKFGGQDIFMTEEQKKYYNAMKKLGSKKPQKPIPRPQNPIQGMVFDFVTQQVFDISIMILICLNMVTMMVETDDQSEETEVVLYWVNFVFIVVFTGEFLLKLFALRHYYFTNGWNIFDVVVVILSIVGMFLADLIEKYFVSPTLFRVIRLARIGRILRLIKGAKGIRTLLFALMMSLPALFNIGLLLFLVMFIFSIFGMSNFGYVKHGAGIDDMYNFETFGNSMIILFMITTSAGWDGLLLPILNYPPDCDPLLENAGTPATGNCGNPSVGIFFFVMYIIISFLIVVNMYIAIILENFSVATEESADPLSEDDFETFYEIWEKFDPDASQFITYAKLSDFADALEHPLRVPKPNTIELIAMDMPMVSGDRIHCLDILFAFTKRVLGDSGELDMLRQQMEERFVAANPSKVSYEPITTTLRRKQEDVSARIIQRAYRSHLARRGFVCKRKPANNKAENQEQEKKEGTPSTASLPSYDSVTKPEKEKQDDNNEGRGERKEKGRNQKDIRESQC is encoded by the exons ATGGCCGCACCCCTTCTTGCACCCCCAGGACCTGACAGCTTCAAGAAGTTCACCCCGGAATCTCTCGCTAACATCGAGAAGCGCATtcaggaagagaaaaacaagaagcctCCCAAGCCCAGATCGGACAGTAGTCACCGCGACACATCTGACGACAATGAGCCGAAGCCCAACAGCGACCTGGAGGCAGGCAAGAGCCTGCCCTTCATCTATGGCGATATTCCTGACGGAATGGCGGCAACGCCCCTGGAAGACTTGGATCCATACTATTTGAACCAGAAA ACATTTATAGTCCTAAACAAGGGGAAAACAATCTTCCGCTTCAGTGCCACACCCTCCTTGTACATCATAAGCCCTTTTAATCCATTTAGGCGAATAGCTATAAAGATTTTGATACATTC GTTATTCAGCATGATCATCATGTGTACCATTTTGACCAACTGTATATTCATGACATTTAGTGACCCACCAGAGTGGTCCAAACAAGTAGA GTATACATTCACGGGTATCTACACATTCGAGTCGCTCACAAAAATTGTTGCCCGAGGTTTTGCCATCGACGGCTTCACGTTTCTCAGAGATCCATGGAACTGGCTGGACTTCATGGTCATTTCAATGGC ATATATAACAGAGTTTGTGGACCTTGGGAATGTCTCGGCGCTGAGAACGTTCAGGGTTCTCCGAGCATTGAAAACTATTTCTGTCATTCCAG GCCTGAAGACCATCGTGGGCGCTCTGATCCAGTCTGTGAAGAAGCTGTCGGATGTGATGATCCTGACCGTCTTCTGTCTCAGCGTCTTTGCGCTGATCGGCTTGCAGCTGTTCATGGGGAACCTTCGTAACAAGTGCGTCTTCTGGCCAATCAACATGACCGAGCAATACCTGGAAAACGGCAGCCGAGGTTTCGACTGGAACAAATACATCTATAACGATT CAAATTTCTACTTCCTGCCCGGTGCTCTGGATGCTCTGCTGTGTGGAAACAGTTCAGACTCGGG ACGATGTCCAGAGGGTTTCACGTGCATGAAAGCTGGAAGAAACCCAAACTATGGTTACACCAGTTTTGACAGCTTTGGGTGGGCTTTCCTCACCCTCTTTCGTCTCATGACTCAGGACTTCTGGGAAAATCTCTACATGCTG actCTGCGAGCTGCAGGGAAGACCTACATGGTATTCTTTGTGCTGGTCATCTTTGTGGGCTCCTTCTACCTGGTCAATCTGATCTTGGCTGTGGTGGCCATGGCTTATGAGGAGCAGAATCAGGCCACAATGGAGGAGGCTGAGCAAAAAGAGGCTGAATTCAAAGCTATGCTGGAACAGCTCAAAAGGCAACAGGAGGAGACGCAG GCTGCAGCTATGGCCACATCGGCAGGGACCGTGTCAGAGGCTGCGTTAGAGGATGTAGAAGGGGGTCACTTGTCCCGCAGCTCCTCAGAGGTCTCCAAGCTGAGCTCAAAAAGCGCCAAAGAGAGACGCAATCGCAAGAAGAAATGGCgccagaaagagcaggagaaggagaaagGAGACAGTGAGAAGGTAGTTAAGTCTGAGTCAGACGATGGCAGCAAGAAGAGCACCATCCGCTTCCCAGGAACTCGACTGGGCAGGAAGACATCCATCATGAACCAG TCTCTGCTCAGCATCCCAGGCTCGCCCTTCATGTCACGCCACAACAGCCGCAGCAGCATCTTCAGCTTCAAGGGCCGCTCCAAGGACATGGGCTCGGAGAACGAGTTTGCGGACGACGAGCACAGCACTGTGGAGGAGAGCGAAGACCGCCGAGGCTCACTGTTCATACCCTACCGTCGCAATAGCTACAGTGGCTACAGCCAGGGCTCGTCCCGCATCCACCCACTGGCGCCACACTCTGGAGGGAAGAGGAACAGCACGGTGGACTGCAACGGCGTGGTGTCTCTCATCGGCCCCGGGCCTGGCAGACGGCTTCTGCCTGAGGTGAAAATAGATAAGGCAGCCACTGATGACAGT ACTACAGATGTGGAGATTAAGAAGAAACACTCTGGTTCTCTCATGATTTCTGTGGATCAGCTCAACTCCTCCTTCAAAGGAAAGGACCGTGCCAACAGTCAGATGAGCGTGGTCACCAACACACTCTTAGAAG AGTTAGAAGAGTCTCAAAGAAAGTGTCCTCCTTGTTGGTACAAGTTTGCAAACGTCTTCCTCATCTGGGAATGCTGCCCCATCTGGCTAAAAATCAAGCACATCGTCTATTTGATTGTCATGGACCCGTTTGTGGATCTGGCCATCACCATCTGCATTGTGCTCAACACTCTTTTCATGGCCATGGAGCATTACCCGATGACTCCACATTTTGAGGAGGTCCTGTCCGTCGGCAACCTG GTTTTCACCGGCATCTTTGCTGGCGAGATGTTTGCCAAGCTCATAGCCATGGACCCCTACTACTACTTCCAGGAAGGCTGGAACTGCTTTGATGGCTTCATTGTGACCCTGAGTTTAGTTGAACTGGGGCTGGCGGACGTGGAGGGACTCTCAGTTCTCAGGTCTTTCCGATTG TTAAGAGTGTTCAAACTGGCCAAGTCGTGGCCCACACTAAACATGCTGATTAAGATCATTGGAAACTCGGTGGGAGCTCTGGGTAATTTGACCTTGGTGTTGGCCATCATCGTCTTCATCTTTGCCGTGGTGGGAATGCAGCTGTTTGGAAAAAGCTACAAGGACTGTGTGTGTAAGATCGCGTTGGACTGCGAACTCCCACGCTGGCACATGAACGACTTCTTTCACTCCTTCCTGATCGTGTTCAGAGTGCTGTGTGGAGAGTGGATTGAAACAATGTGGGACTGCATGGAGGTGGCAGGACAAGCCATGTGCATTATCGTCTTCATGATGGTTATGGTTATTGGAAATCTGGtg GTGCTGAACCTGTTTCTGGCTCTGCTGCTGAGCTCATTCAGTGCAGACAACCTCGCTGCCACTGATGACGACGGAGAACCCAACAACCTTCAACTCGCTGTTGCCCGCATCAAGATAGGAATCGCCTGGTTTAAAGCCAACATGCGAATCTTGGTAGCTACAGTTCTCAAAAAG CCTATAGAGGACGAGCAGAAGCCTTTGGATTATGAGGAAAAGCTCAACTGCATAGCAAACCACCCTGCTGAAATCAACCGTGAACTGGACTACCCCAAAAATGGCAACGGCACCACCAGTGGCATCGGGAGCAGTGTAGGAAAGTACATGATTGATGACGACTATATGTCTTTTATCCACAACCCCAACCTCACCGTGTGCGTTCCCATCGCTGTTGGAGAGTCAGACTTTGAAAACCTCAACACGGAGGACTTCAGCAGCGAATCAGATGTGGAAAACAGCAAAGAT TTGGATGACACCAGTTCATCTGAGGGCAGCACAATAGACATCAAGCCTGATGTAGAGGAGGTGGCGGTGGTTGAAGTCGTGGAAGAGTATCTTGATCCTGATGCCTGCTGGACTGATG AGTGTGTGGCCAAATACAAGTGCTGCGATGTTCCCATCACACATGGATGGGGAAAGCACTGGTGGTTTCTGAGGAAGACCTGCTACCTGATAGTGGAACACAACTGGTTTGAGACCCTCATCATCTTCATGATCCTCCTCAGCAGTGGAGCTTTG GCCTTTGAGGATGTGTACATTGAACAGAGGAAGACAGTGCGCATCATTCTAGATTATGCTGATCGAGTTTTCACCTACATCTTCATCCTGGAGATGTTGCTGAAATGGGTGGCCTATGGCTTTGTCAAGTACTTCACTAATGCCTGGTGCTGGCTGGACTTCTTCATTGTGGAT GTGTCTATAGTCAGCCTTATAGCTAATGCTTTGGGCTTCTCCGATCTAGGCCCGATTAAATCACTCAGGACACTGAGGGCCTTGAGACCCCTCAGGGCCCTGTCACGTTTTGAAGGGATGAGG GTTGTGGTGAACGCCTTGGTGGGTGCCATACCCTCCATCATGAACGTGCTGCTTGTGTGCCTCATCTTCTGGCTCATCTTCAGCATCATGGGTGTTAACCTGTTTGCCGGGAAATACTATTACTGCTTCAACGAGACGGCTGAAGAGTACTTTCTGCCGGATGACGTCAACAATAAAACTGAGTGCTTTGAGCTGATTAACAGCAATCACACTGAGGTCAGGTGGAAAAACGTGAAGATCAATTTTGACAATGTGGGCGCAGGATATCTTGCACTTTTGCAAGTG GCAACCTTTAAAGGTTGGATGGACATTATGTATGCAGCAATAGATTCAAGAAAG GTGGAAGACCAGCCTGTCTATGAGGACAACCTCTACATGTACATCTACTTTGTCATATTTATCATCTTTGGCTCCTTCTTCACCCTGAATCTCTTCATTGGTGTCATCATTGATAATTTCaatcaacagaagaaaaag TTTGGAGGTCAGGATATCTTCATGACAGAAGAGCAAAAGAAATACTACAATGCAATGAAAAAACTTGGGTCAAAGAAACCACAAAAACCAATACCAAGGCCTCAG AACCCGATCCAAGGAATGGTGTTTGACTTTGTGACACAGCAGGTGTTTGACATTTCCATCATGATCCTCATCTGCCTCAACATGGTCACCATGATGGTGGAAACCGATGATCAGTCAGAAGAAACAGAGGTTGTGCTTTACTGGGTCAACTTTGTATTCATCGTGGTTTTCACTGGCGAGTTCCTTCTCAAGCTGTTTGCGCTGCGCCACTATTACTTCACCAATGGCTGGAACATCTTCGACGTAGTGGTGGTCATCCTCTCTATTGTGG GTATGTTTCTGGCTGACCTGATCGAGAAGTACTTTGTGTCGCCGACTCTCTTCAGGGTGATCCGTCTGGCTCGTATCGGCAGGATCCTGCGTCTCATCAAGGGCGCCAAAGGAATCAGAACTCTGCTGTTTGCCCTCATGATGTCGCTCCCCGCCTTGTTCAACATCGgcctcctgctcttcctggtCATGTTCATCTTCTCCATCTTTGGCATGTCCAACTTTGGCTACGTGAAACACGGGGCCGGCATCGACGACATGTACAACTTTGAGACGTTTGGAAACAGCATGATCATCCTGTTCATGATCACCACATCGGCAGGTTGGGATGGCCTTCTGCTGCCCATCCTCAACTACCCACCGGATTGCGACCCACTTTTAGAGAACGCCGGCACACCCGCAACCGGAAACTGTGGCAACCCATCCGTGGGCATCTTCTTCTTTGTCATGTACATCATCATTTCTTTCCTAATCGTGGTCAACATGTACATTGCCATCATCCTGGAGAACTTCAGTGTGGCCACGGAGGAAAGCGCAGACCCACTCAGTGAGGACGACTTTGAGACCTTTTATGAAATTTGGGAGAAATTTGACCCTGATGCCTCCCAGTTCATTACCTATGCCAAGCTTTCTGACTTTGCCGATGCGCTTGAACACCCGCTGCGTGTCCCCAAGCCCAACACCATTGAGCTGATCGCTATGGACATGCCTATGGTGAGTGGAGACCGCATCCACTGCCTGGACATCCTGTTTGCCTTTACCAAGCGAGTGCTGGGCGACAGCGGGGAGCTGGACATGCTCAGGCAACAAATGGAGGAGCGCTTTGTGGCTGCCAATCCCTCTAAAGTCTCCTATGAGCCGATTACCACCACTCTGAGGCGAAAGCAGGAGGACGTGTCGGCAAGGATCATCCAGCGGGCCTACCGCTCCCACCTGGCCCGGCGGGGATTTGTGTGCAAGCGCAAACCGGCCAACAACAAAGCTGAGAATCAGGAGCAAGAAAAGAAGGAGGGCACTCCATCCACTGCCTCCCTGCCTTCTTATGACAGTGTGACCAAACCTGAAAAGGAAAAGCAGGATGACAACAACGAGGGCAGGGGAGAGAGGAAAGAGAAGGGCAGAAACCAAAAAGACATCAGGGAGTCTCAGTGTTAG